The following proteins are encoded in a genomic region of Carboxydothermus pertinax:
- a CDS encoding (Fe-S)-binding protein, with translation MLEITITPPATIELVRQNILKYKNPLGLKGRELTSWAEGLSFSSHSEYLFYTGTEYQMLPYIDSLVKALKTMNQLGSGKKILFGLRNLVDKFGFNPEKVYAGILAKDREKTANILRKHVQLLNFLGITPQYLGEEELYAGALLYEYGYLNDVREISLKLTEIFKSRGVKKIIVASPHAAEMFRKIYPMFVDFPFEVFTMPEFLKACIDKLPKKTYTQKITIHDPCRLARELGVVTEIREVLKNNCESEIIELPQSGRFTTCCGGATKLLFPELAEALAKQRVQELERSGGEEIVTACPYCYFNLSQYTTLPVKDLTEILL, from the coding sequence ATGCTGGAAATTACAATAACTCCCCCAGCCACCATTGAGCTTGTTCGTCAAAACATCTTAAAATATAAGAACCCTTTAGGTTTAAAGGGTCGGGAACTTACTTCTTGGGCCGAGGGACTTAGCTTTTCCTCTCATAGTGAATATCTTTTTTATACCGGCACCGAATACCAAATGCTCCCTTACATCGATAGTTTGGTAAAAGCCCTAAAGACTATGAACCAGCTTGGTTCTGGCAAAAAAATCCTTTTTGGCCTTCGAAACTTGGTAGATAAATTTGGTTTTAATCCCGAAAAAGTTTATGCCGGTATCCTCGCTAAAGACCGGGAAAAAACGGCTAATATCTTAAGAAAACATGTCCAGCTCTTAAACTTTCTTGGTATTACCCCCCAGTATTTGGGGGAAGAGGAATTGTACGCCGGAGCTCTTTTATATGAGTACGGCTACCTTAATGACGTTCGGGAAATTTCCTTAAAACTTACGGAAATTTTTAAAAGTCGGGGAGTCAAAAAGATTATAGTTGCCTCTCCCCATGCTGCCGAAATGTTTCGGAAAATTTACCCGATGTTTGTTGATTTCCCTTTTGAAGTTTTTACCATGCCGGAGTTTCTTAAAGCTTGTATTGATAAACTTCCCAAAAAAACGTACACCCAGAAAATTACTATCCACGATCCCTGTCGATTAGCGCGAGAATTAGGAGTAGTTACCGAAATCCGGGAAGTTTTAAAAAACAACTGTGAGAGTGAAATAATAGAACTTCCCCAAAGCGGTAGATTTACCACCTGTTGCGGTGGCGCTACCAAGCTTTTATTCCCTGAATTGGCTGAAGCATTAGCCAAGCAAAGAGTTCAAGAACTGGAACGAAGTGGTGGAGAAGAAATAGTCACCGCCTGTCCTTATTGTTATTTTAACCTCTCGCAATATACCACCCTTCCAGTGAAAGACCTAACCGAAATTCTCCTTTAA
- a CDS encoding DUF2922 domain-containing protein, with product MKVLEMIFQNQQGKNVTIRVQEPKGGLTKGEVDAAMNLILTKNIFTSSGGDLAGLKGSRIVERNVTEF from the coding sequence ATGAAAGTTTTAGAAATGATTTTTCAAAACCAGCAGGGTAAGAATGTGACAATTAGGGTTCAAGAACCCAAAGGTGGCCTTACCAAGGGGGAAGTAGATGCTGCTATGAACCTTATCCTAACTAAAAATATCTTCACCTCCAGCGGTGGAGATTTAGCAGGACTTAAAGGTTCGCGAATTGTAGAGCGAAACGTGACCGAATTTTAA
- a CDS encoding DUF1659 domain-containing protein, which produces MAVLANKVGTVLRLKLVVGDDGSGNPVYAFRSYSNIKPTASNDDLYAVAVALAGLSSYPLNGVFRNDTELLYNG; this is translated from the coding sequence ATGGCGGTATTAGCTAACAAAGTGGGAACGGTCTTAAGGCTCAAATTGGTTGTTGGAGATGATGGCAGTGGCAATCCGGTGTATGCTTTTAGAAGCTATAGCAATATTAAGCCCACTGCTTCCAACGATGATTTATATGCGGTAGCCGTTGCTTTAGCGGGTCTTAGCAGTTACCCACTAAATGGAGTTTTCCGAAACGATACAGAGCTTCTCTATAATGGCTAA
- a CDS encoding YvrJ family protein yields the protein MEFFSQLANYSFPMAVAAFLLVRIEGKLEELNKSLNELTQVIAGKELS from the coding sequence ATGGAGTTTTTTAGCCAACTTGCCAACTACAGCTTCCCCATGGCGGTAGCGGCGTTTTTGTTGGTGAGGATTGAGGGAAAGCTGGAAGAGTTAAATAAATCCTTAAACGAGTTAACCCAGGTGATTGCCGGTAAGGAGCTGTCTTAG
- a CDS encoding LUD domain-containing protein: protein MDLEKDLHALSESLINAAHNPNVNLALSRAVKSYRENVNKALTRFPHTVERAREVREMKLKALENLEFLYEKAAQSIEENHGRTYLAKDALHALKIVDEIVGTGKLIVKVKSMVGEEIGLREHLEQRGNTLWETDLGEFIQQLRNDRPMHILSPAIHIPREEVAKFFSAFFKKEIPPEIAAEVAAVREFMREKYFKADIGISGANIVAADTGSLFIIENEGNGRLATGAPPVHIVIVGLEKLVPTLDDAFKTAEVTWRYAQYTVPSYVNIISGPSKTGDIEKVTTYGAHGPKELHVIFLDNGRLELSKNETFKEALLCLRCGGCLYECPVFSLTAGHYGYKYLGGIGAIWTAFIAGGLDKAAPLAYVCLRCGRCQERCPMQIDVPRMTVALRQLLTGNHLG, encoded by the coding sequence GTGGATTTAGAAAAGGATTTGCATGCTCTTTCCGAAAGTTTAATTAATGCCGCTCATAACCCAAATGTTAATTTAGCCTTAAGTCGAGCGGTAAAATCTTACCGGGAAAATGTAAACAAAGCCCTGACCCGTTTTCCCCACACGGTTGAGCGAGCCCGGGAAGTACGGGAAATGAAGTTAAAAGCATTAGAAAACTTAGAATTCCTCTACGAAAAAGCCGCCCAAAGCATTGAGGAAAATCACGGCCGAACTTATCTTGCTAAAGATGCTCTTCATGCTTTAAAAATTGTTGATGAAATCGTAGGAACGGGAAAATTAATCGTTAAAGTTAAATCAATGGTAGGCGAAGAAATTGGTTTAAGGGAACATTTAGAACAAAGGGGCAATACTCTCTGGGAGACAGACCTGGGGGAATTCATCCAGCAGCTTAGAAATGATCGACCGATGCACATTCTCTCTCCGGCCATTCATATTCCCCGGGAAGAAGTGGCAAAGTTTTTTTCCGCTTTTTTTAAAAAGGAAATCCCTCCCGAAATTGCTGCGGAAGTAGCAGCCGTACGGGAGTTTATGCGGGAAAAATATTTTAAAGCGGATATTGGGATAAGCGGTGCTAATATCGTAGCCGCCGACACCGGCTCCCTTTTTATTATTGAAAACGAAGGGAACGGCCGGCTTGCTACCGGCGCACCTCCGGTGCATATCGTAATTGTTGGTTTAGAGAAACTCGTTCCAACTTTAGATGACGCTTTTAAAACAGCGGAAGTTACCTGGCGGTATGCCCAGTATACCGTACCCTCTTATGTTAATATCATAAGCGGCCCCAGTAAAACCGGCGATATTGAAAAAGTTACCACTTACGGTGCCCATGGTCCTAAAGAGCTTCACGTAATTTTTTTAGACAACGGCCGGTTAGAGCTTTCCAAAAATGAAACTTTTAAAGAAGCTTTACTATGTCTGCGTTGCGGTGGCTGCCTTTACGAATGTCCGGTTTTTTCTTTAACTGCTGGCCACTATGGTTATAAGTACTTAGGGGGAATTGGGGCCATTTGGACCGCTTTTATAGCAGGAGGATTAGATAAAGCAGCACCCCTGGCTTACGTCTGCCTTAGATGCGGTCGCTGCCAGGAGCGCTGCCCAATGCAAATTGACGTACCCCGGATGACGGTGGCGCTAAGACAGCTCCTTACCGGCAATCACCTGGGTTAA